In the genome of Carya illinoinensis cultivar Pawnee chromosome 13, C.illinoinensisPawnee_v1, whole genome shotgun sequence, the window ATTTAGGATTTCAATTGGGTTATAAGTATTTGGAGTTTTACTAAGGTCAAAACCGactttggtttggcacaaaaATGAATAGTTGGATAAAATAGTGTTTTTCTTAGGTACTGGCATGATCACAAAActtgatttttctttcatttccttcaTATTTCTATCTTATGGCTCCTCTTGGTGCTAAGTgcaatactattcaccaagtatggctaagatcttgcaaAGCATCCGAATGAAACTTTTCTAGACTGATTTGGACAAGATTTACTCTTCTCtaaaatttgtgaaaataaCTTTACACCATAGAATTCAAAATAATCCTATGAAGCTAAGAGTGTACTTCATTTCACAAAATTCAATTCCTAAGTGCCTAGAACAAATcaaaacatgttttcaaacaTATGTTGTCCgcaaaacaaaaattgttttattGAGGCGTAAAATCCTAAGTATTCATCTTAAACTAATGACGTAGATAGTTTCTCATTCTCACACTCCTAAGTATttcaaataaatgaaattgtGTTTCTGATAGCTAAGTGGGCCAAAAACTGACTATGCTAACAGATTCAATCATATTCAATTGCTCGATTCGTGAGACATTTTTGAGATTTTCATAATGATCCTAAAGTTTAAATAAATTCATCCACTGAATTTCTAATAGGCTGTTACAATTCTGGCTTGGAAGAAAATACCATAAAGGCTAAGGCTAGCTGCCATGGGATATACACACTGGAACATGGTGGCTCGTGGATGTGCTGTGCAACCATAATAACAGAAAATTGAGGGGCTGTTTGAGGTGGTCACGGGGAGAGTGATAAGCAGTGGAAGAGAGCTTGGTGGTGCATAAACAATGAGGAGCATGCAAAGGCTTTTGGTGGAGGACTACCTAAGGTGGAGAGTGGTTTCACATGTAGGGGTTGCCTATTTTGCATTTCAAGTACGTGGGAGGGAGGGGTAGCTGACCTCACGGTGTGGCATATGGGGAGCGTGGGGACTTGGCTAACATGAAGGTGGTGTTGTGCGGTGTAACTGAGGCTAAGGCATGGAGGTaacttaaattataatatttgaagTGTAAAATTCAAAAGCTAAAATTAATAGTTAAACTCATGGAAATGAaccaaattaattttgagaagcAAGAACATGAAAGAGACATAACATAAGATCAGTACggaaaaacagaaccaaaaagTTCCACAGACAAAGTTGACAATTGTTTGAAAACACCGAACTAACTGACGACCGCTCAATCTCAATCCAACGCAGCATAATCGTACGGTGCTAGACAATTGTCCCCCACCggaaatatatatatcctgCTGTTTCTTTTCATcatactttttttccttttttggttaTAACATAGAAAATGCGGCAATCAAAATAGAAACTCCAATGGACACCATTACTCCATGCTCAGCGAGACTCGCTGCATCAGAACCAACCACTGTGGGAGTAGTTGTAGTAGTAGTACTGCTCTTTGGACTACCTGCTGTATTCTTGTCATCCTTTGGCTTGGTTGGGGTAGGTGCCGGTGCAGGTACGGGAGGCTTTGCAACGAAAATGTCCAGGGGAAGAAGCACTTTGTCTACTTTGTAAATTGAAAGCCGGTTATCCGAGTATACCGTACCGATCACTGTGGCATTGACAAGGCCAGTCGAAATGTTAACTTGTTTTCCCATTGAGGTCACATTTAGTGGGTAATCACCAGGGTTGGTATCTCCTGCCTGTGTTCTCAATGGGTTGGTCACCGTTTGAAAGTTTTCTAGAGTATAAAAACTGGTCAAGGTATGAAACTGTATGAGTCGGATCTTTTGTTCGTCACTGAGAGAATTTAGAGTACCCGACTTGAGGCTTGAAAATGCAGCATCGGTTGGAGCAAAAAGAGTAAAGCCGTTCTTTGTATCGTTGAGCTGCCCTTTAATTTGGTCAGCTACTGCAGTCCTCTTTAAGAGGCGGATTAAGATTGTGAAACCACCTGCCTTTTGGAGGATTTTGGTTACGTCGGGAGGACCAGGTGGTGTCGGGGCATCAGCAAGCTTAGCCGGTGAATCAGCAGGTTTAGCCGGGGAATCAGCAGGCTTAGCCGGGGCCACAGCTGGCAAGGCAGGGGCCTGAGCTGGCTGGCCTAAAGTTGAGGTACTGCAGTAGCAGAGAAAAGCAAGTAGAAGTGACAAGGAGAGGAAAGCATGTTTCCTCATCTTTGTAAACACGGTGGTTTGCGTTCCTCTTGGGAAATTTGCAGATGCAAGAGTGGTAGCAGTGCTTAGTTGCAGGAGTGATTGATATGTGATGAAGTGAGAAGATCACAAGAGGCTTTTATTTAGGCTTGGAGACACTGAATGTAGGCGAAACGATACAATCTTAGTTACAAAACCTCGATTAGATGTTAGCAGCTCATCCTTCTATGATTGGTGAGAGATTGAAAGGAGGATATAGAATCGGATCAGATTTTGCCAGTTTAGCTACTAGTTTGCTTGGAAAGGCAGCAAAAAACATGGGGGATCTTAAATGCATGTCATAAGTTAGTGAAGAAGAATGCATGCATGGTTTGGTATATCTGATGCTAGAATCATTGTCGTACGTCTAACTCTGTTGAGTGtgacatatttaataatatttaataaaaaaattattacaagaaataaaaaattgagtCATTAAACACATAAACTTGGGCTTTAAAAACTCATATGCATGCAGCTGTTAAGGAAACTTAGCACACCCTGGTCTTCTTCTCTACTCTTTCGCCGTATGAGGTCGCGTTTCACAGGTAGTCCTTTACATTCTTTCCTGCACTTTTATTGCCTGAAGAAAGGAAGGAATTGAGGATAAAGATTATATAGTTATTGTAGGGAagattttctgaagttaaaggaTGCCGCCTTCATGCATTCATTCTTTCTTACTCACAAACTACTGATCCTTCCATGTACACCATTTATCTTTAATTCTAATTCATTACAAAGGAACGTCATTGTTCTTGTTCCTCAAAGACTTGGATTAATGGAGATCGATAGGTCGAAGCTCGATCGGTTTCTTGTCATCAAAATCATCCAAACAAGTAATTGGTTCCTTTTTTGTCATccttttttgtcaaaaaaatgtTCTTTGAATGttttcattatctaattattattccACCATACGCAAGTTTTTCAACTATATATAGGCAGGCAATCTCgaaaggtttttattttttattttttatgttgaacTTCAACGTTAAGCATTTAACCAAATAAAAGGTTTTTTAATTAATGCTTAATGaagttaaacataaaaaacaaaaaactctaGCTAAATTCAATGACTGATGCTACTTTTGAGATCATCTGAAAGTTCTGTTTTTCTTGAGAAATATCTATTCCTTTTTCCTCTCGATCTCCTCCTACTGCGCTCAAAGAATAAA includes:
- the LOC122292479 gene encoding fasciclin-like arabinogalactan protein 12; its protein translation is MRKHAFLSLSLLLAFLCYCSTSTLGQPAQAPALPAVAPAKPADSPAKPADSPAKLADAPTPPGPPDVTKILQKAGGFTILIRLLKRTAVADQIKGQLNDTKNGFTLFAPTDAAFSSLKSGTLNSLSDEQKIRLIQFHTLTSFYTLENFQTVTNPLRTQAGDTNPGDYPLNVTSMGKQVNISTGLVNATVIGTVYSDNRLSIYKVDKVLLPLDIFVAKPPVPAPAPTPTKPKDDKNTAGSPKSSTTTTTTPTVVGSDAASLAEHGVMVSIGVSILIAAFSML